The proteins below come from a single Streptomyces sp. SCSIO 75703 genomic window:
- a CDS encoding class I SAM-dependent methyltransferase, whose protein sequence is MSGYDFAKADFNAVYRGGDLLPGAAIKSVPWDIGEVQPAVVRLEEAGRFRGEVLDVGCGPGDNAAFLAGRGHRVTALDAASAVVEQARIRTRGFDITFVVADATVLEMFEGRFDSVLDSALYHTLDPAGRRAYLAALHRATRPGALLGMLCFADVPGGMPTPLAVSEDDLRAGLHEAGWEVTHLSPDVYAGAAAPMTTFFEKTGMRPELDAKGRTRLPVWRVHAQRSAVAGSGS, encoded by the coding sequence GTGAGTGGTTACGACTTCGCGAAGGCCGACTTCAACGCGGTCTACAGGGGCGGTGACCTGCTCCCCGGCGCCGCCATCAAGAGCGTCCCCTGGGACATCGGCGAGGTGCAGCCCGCCGTGGTGCGGCTGGAGGAGGCCGGCCGCTTCCGCGGTGAGGTCCTCGACGTGGGCTGCGGGCCCGGGGACAACGCGGCGTTCCTGGCCGGCCGGGGCCACCGGGTGACCGCCCTGGACGCCGCCTCGGCCGTCGTCGAGCAGGCACGGATCCGCACCAGGGGGTTCGACATCACGTTCGTCGTGGCGGACGCGACGGTGCTGGAGATGTTCGAGGGCCGTTTCGACAGCGTGCTGGACAGCGCGCTGTACCACACGCTGGACCCGGCGGGCCGGCGCGCCTACCTGGCGGCACTGCACCGGGCCACCCGGCCGGGAGCGCTGCTCGGCATGCTCTGCTTCGCGGACGTTCCGGGGGGCATGCCGACCCCGCTCGCGGTGTCCGAGGACGATCTGCGCGCGGGACTGCACGAGGCGGGTTGGGAGGTCACCCACCTGTCCCCCGACGTGTACGCGGGGGCCGCGGCGCCGATGACGACGTTCTTCGAGAAGACGGGCATGCGTCCGGAACTGGACGCGAAGGGCCGGACCCGGCTGCCGGTCTGGAGGGTGCACGCGCAGCGG
- a CDS encoding SDR family NAD(P)-dependent oxidoreductase — protein sequence MSLSGKVWFITGTSRGFGRVWAQAALERGDRVAATARNVDDIVGLSEAFGDAVLLLRLDVRDRAAVRDAVAAAVEHFGRLDVLVNNAGYGLFGPVETIGEEEARDQLDTNFFGTLWATQAALPVMRRQGSGHLVQVSSIAGLASWPMLGLYHASKWAIEGLSEALAQEVARFGIRVTLLEPGPYRTDWRGDSAVWADPGPVYADVAKPPSAGSLPGDPGATAGPLLDIVDAPNPPLRVLFGGTVLQTVRSVYEDRLGTWERWSSLARAAQGE from the coding sequence ATTTCTTTGTCCGGCAAGGTGTGGTTCATTACCGGGACATCCCGCGGATTCGGCAGGGTGTGGGCGCAGGCCGCGCTGGAACGCGGTGACCGGGTCGCCGCCACCGCCCGGAACGTCGACGACATCGTCGGCCTCTCCGAGGCTTTCGGGGATGCCGTGCTGCTTCTGCGGCTCGATGTCCGCGACCGTGCGGCCGTCAGGGACGCGGTCGCCGCGGCGGTCGAACACTTCGGACGGCTGGACGTCCTGGTCAACAATGCCGGATACGGCCTCTTCGGCCCCGTCGAGACCATCGGCGAGGAGGAGGCGCGCGATCAGCTCGACACGAACTTCTTCGGAACCCTCTGGGCCACCCAGGCCGCGCTGCCCGTCATGAGGAGGCAGGGCTCCGGTCACCTCGTGCAGGTCTCGAGCATCGCGGGGCTCGCCTCCTGGCCCATGCTGGGCCTCTATCACGCGTCGAAGTGGGCCATCGAGGGCCTTTCCGAGGCGCTCGCCCAGGAAGTCGCGCGTTTCGGCATCCGCGTCACCCTGCTGGAACCCGGTCCCTACCGGACCGACTGGCGAGGGGACTCGGCGGTGTGGGCCGACCCGGGTCCGGTCTACGCCGACGTGGCGAAGCCACCTTCGGCCGGCTCCCTGCCCGGGGACCCCGGGGCGACCGCAGGGCCCCTGCTCGACATCGTCGACGCGCCGAACCCGCCGTTGCGGGTCCTCTTCGGCGGCACGGTGCTGCAGACCGTCAGATCGGTGTACGAGGACCGCCTCGGCACCTGGGAACGCTGGAGCTCCTTGGCGCGCGCCGCCCAGGGCGAGTGA